AGCTTCTAACCTAAAATGTAAAAGAAGTATTTTGTGCCCTATCccctccaaacaccaaaacccttTTTCTTACCGAAAAAAGGTTTTAACCAAACCCAAATCCTTCATTTGCTTCATGAATAGCAAGCAGTAACCTCTCCACTAAATGTTGTTTAGATGGATACTCTGGCAAATCTAGTTGATTGAAACTGCATAAAGAAGAACCAGTGTCAATTAGTTCAAGTCCCACTATGTGATCCATCAAATCATGAAAATATACCCATTaaccaacaaaacaaaaacagataatttttttaaaaagaatatatattttcTTAAACGAAGTACCAAGTATGTGCAGAAGGCAAGTGATCTGGACTTCCATATGCCTTGTGTATCTGAAACTTCTGGGAGCCAGAAATTCCTTGAAGGGCGCTAAAACCCTCCAAGGGCACCTGAAATGTTGGTAGCAAAATTCAGAACCCGCCTTGTTATATTATTCATCATCCAACAGTTCCCACTTTACAAAATAAAAGTACAAGATCTATTATTCAATTTTCACaggaatgataatattatcttCTATGAGAAAACAAGGACTCTTGCATATTGTCAGAAACAAAACTTTCAGCAGGTCATATCTCAATCCCGTTTGTTATGAGTATCAAAGAAACACACCCTAATTATAATGTGCTATTACTAATGAATGGAAAATGTTTAAAGGGCTGAAACCTGAAATAAATATACCTTGGATGTGCCAGTTACAAACTGCAAAAGTCTAGCCTTGTCTTCTTTGCTGAAACCTTGAACAACTTCCCAAAACCATTGGATAACTGGTGATCCAGCACTATATCCAGAATATTCTGTATTTGCTCTCAAGTCATCCACTGAAATAAAATGTCAAACTGATTGTAAATCTTCCCATTCCAGAATTTAAAAGACTTGTCAAGGTAGACAGTGTTGTGATCTtggttgcaaaaaaaaaaagataatgacAGCAAGAAAGGTGGTAAGACTCACAATCAATATCAGGTAGTCCGCTGATCAATAATTCTAGCTCTTTATCACGGAATATTGATATCAACTCCCTGGGAATCAATTCATTAAACCCTTCCAAGAAAGCATTTATCTGAGGCCGAATAGCAGTGGTCAACCGATGCTCAGCAACCAAATCAACATATTGATGCTTATTTTCCTCTGTAACTTTTATATTCCGTCCACCGGGTATCAACTCATAATCAGTCACCTAGACAAGTTCATCAAAATTAGACAATTAATAATACACGATTCAATACATTACTAGTGTCTCAAAGGATTTTCAGAAAGCTCAGTACTTCAGTTCTTTCATATAATATCAACTTTTCTTCATCTGCGTCGATGCTAAAGGTAAGATCTAGAACGTCACTGATATCATTCTGCAACCATAGAAAAAGATAGAGACAACTTAACAACATGCAGTAAGAATTGAGTGATGGGGTGGGGTGAACAGAATAACCAAAAAATAAGCACTTGCCTCTAGCATCCATTTCAAGTTTTTGAAATAGTCTGGATCAATGGCTTCAATGTCATGATATGTAACTTTGACACCTAGGATGTGTTTATAAAATGACCGAGTAAAATGCACATCCAATAACTGACCATCAAATAATGCTTTTCCAACCTGGATAACACAATAGGCATAAGAAAGAAGCATATCTATGAGAAGCAGGTAACATTCAAGAACATTTGCAAAAGAACTTACCACTCTGCCCacaaatttgaaataagatagatGTTCTGTTTGGTAAACAGAGTTCGGGTTTGGCTGAAACGTTAATTCATTTCCCACTGTAGTGAAAAGCAGGGCTCCTTTGTCAAAAATAACTCTGGACAACAACTGATACCATTCCCTTGTAAGCCCGCCTGCATCAATACCTTCCTCCCCTTGAAAGTGAACAGTCAACCTTCCCTTCAAATCATGAGTTGATCTCATGCGAAGCTGGTTATAAGAATCTTCTAGAACATATGCCCTTCTTACTGAGATTCTTAAAGGGCTATGGTGATGCTCATGCTGATGCTTAATTTTTGATCGGAAGTGAGAACGCTTGTTATCAAAATCAATAAATCTTGGAACCTTCAACATGAGGGAAAATGATTTCTCGAGTAAGCCAGGATTCTGCCTAATAAAAGCATTTAGTAGCTTTCTGTGCTTCTCTGAAAATTtgacaaaagaagcatgtttttcatctaTTTTCACAGCAGGTCCAGATGTTTTCTGCTGACTAGCAGAAGCACTTGCATCTTCAACATCAGAAATAACAGGAACACCTAAGTCATTGATAGGACCTGACTGTGCAGGATGCAGCTTCTCACAAACCACAAAGAATGATTCTATGTATGGTAAGATATTTTGAGAACCAGCTGGAAGTGAAGGCATGGCACCAGGCAGTTTATTCACAGAGGTCCTAGAAGGAGTGAAAACCTGGGATGCAGACTCAGAATAAGATTCTATCTTGCTTATGCAACAGCTCAGCTCTTGCCATAAGGGCTCTAATGCCTTATTGATCTCCCAAACTTCAGAAAGAGCAGGAGTTATTCCATCATTCTCTTTCTCGGACAATGAGGTGACAAGAGAACTCAAGGCTTGTAAGACTCTCAAAATTGTGGCTCCATCAGTTGATGTTGTACTAAGAAGAGCCTTCATTGTTTCACTGAAGACTCGTAACTCATCCCTTGCAGATGAAGTTAAGTTCTGAACTGCTTCTGCCAGCTCCGTGACAAAAAGCTGACATTGAGTCGGAGCAATGGCCACCAATTTCTTCATTACATCCCCAACAAGACGATATGCATTATCCGACAAACTGGAAGAATTTCAAGAAACAAAAGATTGACTCAATCATTTATAAATTACAGAACATATTTTTACCGCAATGATAGCTGGACCATTTGGTCTATAGATTATTGTGTAATAACAAAAAGTACCAATACCAAGATCCAAGCGAAGAACAAGGAACATTGACAAAACACACACACAGACACACACACCCCATTTGGTCGACAGATTATTGTGTAATAACAAAAAGTACCCATACCAAGATCCAAGTGAAAATAAGGAACATTGACCAAAAAAATGTAGACAGAATCTAGAAAGCACAAGACCATAACAATACCCATCTAGTGCGAGCAGTGAGCACAGAAGCCGAAGCTCAGCTCGTGGCAGGGTACTCAAGACTTGATGAGACTGGCCTTCCTTAGTACCAGAAGATGTGGATTTGGAGGAACCATTGACATCAGAAGATGCATCAAGAACAGTATTTGCATCCGTTGCAGAGATTTGTGAATCCAGTACCGGTTTAGTAGAAATCTGGGATTTGTCAGATGAACTAGACTTGCTTCCAGCACTATTGATGATAACATCCAGCAAAGTTAGCAGCTGAAAACAGATACACAGCAAATAAATCAGAATTCTTTGTGAGTACACAATTAAATGGGCAGAAGATACCAGTAAGACCAAACCATCACCTGCTCAAGATGGGCTATGCTCCTCAAGTAAAGGGGTTGTTTCAAGAGACTCAAAAGCATTGCAATGGATATGTATCCATCATTAGCGTCATCTACATCTATTTCATCATCAACTATAACGGCTTTGCCACGTGAAACATGAGCAGCATTATTTGATCCTCTTAAGGCAGGATGATGCAGCCTATACTGAAGCAAAATTTTTGCCACATATGGATGATTGCAAGCAAGATAAGTGAGAGTTTCAAGTATTCGCCGAGAGAGCAATGGTGGAACTCCTATAATCAATCAGATACACAAGGTAACACTCTTTGCCACTATATGCCTGAATAACAATTTATCTAAGGGAATAAAGCATCTTCCGAATAATTGATAAAACACAAATGGTGACTCAAAGTGAAAAGAAATTAGCACAATAAGACGAATTTCCTACCAGATATGACAAAAACCAACTGAACAAGGACAAAACATTCATAGAATCAAAAGCAGGAAATTATTAATAAAGACAACATAAAAATAGACAGCGATATCATGTTTTCTTACCATCAAAAGATTGAGGGCGCGAGTACATTACATTGCTCTGACAACCATATAGTCTGTACGGCGGTTCAACTGCATTAACATTACTGGTGGGCTTCCTCACATCCAGCATTAGTAAGTCCATCAGAATTTTTACCAGAGAAGTTCTGGTTTCACTATGAGCACAAAGATGCAAAAGAAGCTTCTGCAATTGACCCTTATATAGTGGCTGCCCAAAAAAAAAGGTTATACAAGGTTGTGCTCACTATGAAGGACTTGCTACAATCACTAAATGATACCTGAACTATGCGAAATAACCGAATCAAAGCATGCAAAGCTTCAGTGTCTACTAAAGGTGCTCCATCAGCTTCAACGACCTTAGCTCCACCAGTCCTGCGCAAAGTATTGCTTCCCCCTGCTCCATCCATGCCAGAACCAACACCCTCACCCCGTCTTGAGGTCTCACCTCGTCGATTTCTTGGATACATACCAAAGAGGGGCCTGCTGTATCGATGTGCAAACCTCTCCCGCAGCATATTTGCTTCAGCAACAAGAGCAGGTGTAAGGTTTGCAAGGATAGCATCAGATGATGTTAAAAGAACCTGcagaaaaccaaaaggaaagtCAGAGCCAACATCCTTATAACAAAACTGGAATCAACAAACAAATACTTGCCTCTTCCCGTAATTCAGCAGGAAATGTTGCAATTATTGAGACTGTATCCATTTCGACAGGTTGGCCTTCCAACTCTTGAGATTGATGTAACCTCCGTGCTTGCTGTTGAGCCAGAACTTCAGCTCGAATGTCTGGGGGAAGAGCTGCAAGGAACTCTGGATCAATATCCCCAGTGCTTTGAGATTCAACATTTGATGGTTGAGCCACTTGACCCTGCTGAGCTGAGAGAACTTCAGCCCGGAGCTCCTCAGGAAGAGCTTCCAAAAATGCAGGATCAATTGCTCCGGAACCAGCATCACTATTCACTGGCTGCTCTGCTGCAGGACCATTTTGATCTGCATCTCGGCTTGAATTTTCAGAAACCTCAGTAACACTATGGAGTGATGAATCTCTCCCACTAACTGTAGAAGAATGACCAAATGGCATGTTTACTCTTCTTGTGCGCACAGCATGCAATTCACCTGCTAGCCTATCTGCAGAAACTTGCCTTTCTCCACCATCATCATGACCATCAGCACttccaatttcaacatcaagGCTCCGAAGACTTTCACCAAAAGTTGCCCCACTACCACTACTCTCTTGGCTCACAGCTTCAACATCCCGCACAGATGTATCATTATTCTCAAACTGCATCTCAACTGCCTGTGAATGAGTGCTTGATACATTAGCTTGCAGAGACCCATTTCCTGCAGATCTGATATCAACATTGTTATTGTTATCAACTGATTGAGGAGTCACCATTCCACTTTCCTGATTTGCATTATTTTCAACTGGGGATTCTAGCCTTGAACCTCGTGAATCTTGCATGTGACTGACATCAGCCCTGCTGTGAGTACCAGTTTCTGCAATGCTTTTATCAGATGACTTTTCAGAGGCGGGTTGCCTCAATTGAGAGACAAGCAATTCCTCAAGGCCCTGTGGTACAACACCAGCATTGATCACACCTTGCAGGTTATTATCGCTCCACAAGTTTGAACGATGACCGGGTCGTCCAGTCCTCAGTGATCGAAAGATACTATCTAAAGCTGTTGAGCTTTCCAATCTATTATctacaattttattattattttggaggGAGGAGAGGGATATGCAAAGAAAATTATCATTATTGAAGagatggaaaaacaaaagaaaaaccatTATTAGAATATAGCATCAGAAAGTTAAGAAACTCGTTAAGGAACTAACCTGATTGCCCAGTAGGCAGGTGGAATGATGAAGGAGGACCAACCAAAAGTGGGTGGCGTGAAGGAGTAGCAGCATCACCAGTTCTGCCCAAAAGGCTGTAGATAGAGGTTGTCCTCCCTGGACGTCTAGATCCAAAAACCTCTACTGGCATCACCTGAAGAGCTTCATTTGGAAAACTATTCTCTCTTCCAAATACCTCAATATGGTCAAAAACATTAATTCCATTAATGCGCTCCTCAAGTCGCAATATTACTCCATCCTCATCATCTTCGTCatcctcatcttcttcttcttccatcacctcatcaaaatcatcatcatccatcTCGTGATCATCTTGATCTGTGTCAGGATGAGGCATGTGATGGTCTTCTTCCAAATTATTATGTTCctcatcatcctcgtcatcatcATCTACATCTTCACCCTCTTCTCCAGACATatcatcttcttcctcatcttcctcctcctcctcttcctcctcctcttgttccaGATTTTCTTGGCCACGGGGTTGAATTTCAAACTGTAAACCAGCATTTCCAACTCCATTCTCATGACCTCTGGCATCCTCAACAGTTTCACGCATGTACTCATCCTCATTAGTAGGAGCAAAGCCCCCATCAAGATCTTGATCATGTTCCATATCATCGGTAACAGAGTCAGATCCACCATAAGACTGATTAGCATTGTAAGACTCGACTTGAAGTGTATCATGATTGTCCTGAGATGCAGTTTCCATGGACTGAGATGCATCAGCACTATTATCTGTTCTTATGGTTTGAGCAAGATCAGAAGGCTTTGTTGAACTATCACCTTTTCCTGCATTAGAATCAACTGACTGGACATGCTCCTTGGTTACCAACTCAAGAGCTTTGACAATACCAGTGGCAACTTTAGATGACTCAGAATGGTCCAAGTTCAACACTTGGAGAGTACGAGTAAATGATTTAACCAGACCAGCCTCCATAAATGTGGCAGAAGCCTCTGATGAGATGCTTGAGCCAGCAGGTGTACGAGAAGCTAAAATATCATTAAGTAGATCAACATACACCTGAATTTCATTGCCAGGTGGCTTAACACTGCTACATGAATCAACAAATTCATTCATAATATGATTAATCTCTGTAAAAATCCGCTTCCTTGCCTCTGAAGATCGAACACAAGCAGCCACCATAAACTGGTTAGCCCTAGTTGCTAACTTCTGCCTCCAATCACCATCAACTTTTTTATCCTTCTTGGAATTCCGAGAGTATAGAAGAAAATTATGGAGAATATGGTAGAATATTCCTCCCATGCAGAAACCAACATGACTCTTTTGATGAATACCCCTAGTGTTGCTCAGTTCAGCATCTCGGCGAAGAAGAACATGGATAGAAGGTGAATACATCATCAAAATCTCTGTCAGAAGCTTCAAAATAAATACTATCTTTGCAAGTGATGCAGAAGCTTCCAGGCTGTTCGTTTCATTCCCTGCAGACATAGTGGCAACTGCTTTTCCTTTCCCATTTGAGGTACATACATCAGTGTCCATGTCACTTGATGTTGAGGTGCCACCAGTGAGGTCATCCTTCAAAGGAGGGACAACAAAAGTACATATAGATTCAAGAAGAAGTTCTATCACATTAATGAAACTTTGAATAGGTTTTCTATGACTTTTGATACTTCTTGAGTTTGAATCGATACTTCTTCCATGAGCATTTGTAGAAGCTGATGGATTTGTAATTCCGGAACCAACATTCCCATCATTATTCTGAGCTTTTTCCAATGATttgtccttttccttttctttctccttagcTTTGTCTTTATCCCGATCTTTCAGCAAGACAATGTATGGCCTTTCACCTACCATCTCAACTTGGCAAACTGATTGAGCAGCTTGCAGAAATATGATGGGATCACGAGAaataacagaagctaaatttatCAGGAAATTGCGAGGATTAACTCTTCCGTTGGGATGGCGGTTAGATGCAAGTGCAAAACTATGCTTTATCTCAGATTCCATCGCTTGCTGCAGGGTCTGGGGATCTTCAATAACATGACGAACAATATTAGCAGCAACATTGTCAAATCCAGGGAATAGGCTACTGGTTGGCAAAGAAAGAAGCAGCCGTAAACCACCAGCATTGAAAAAGGTAAGAGCAACAGAATGATTCCTTGTAAGATTGGAGCATAGTAACAGAACAGCATGCATTGTATCTGAGGGAAGATGGTACTTCATACAGCTACAGGCAATCTCAACAAGTCTCTTCTGCTCATGTATATCTGCATACTTTGATGACAGTCCCAATGCAGATTGCAATTTGTGTTGTTTATCTTCATCAATGGTAATTGATGTCTGCTGGATACTCACCACTTCCTTCTTCAAGAGCTCTGCAATTTCAGAATTCAATTTTGGATCCACTTGCAACAGCCGGTCTAATGCAAGAAAAGCAGCTGTGACCCACTTTGGAACTAGATGTTTATCCCCACTATCAAGACTAGAATCCCACTGGCAGAGAAGATCTGAGGCAATCTTGATTAAACCATTCTTCGCAGCAGCTTCCCGTGCTACAGAATCCTCATTAAGAATCAGAGCGAGAACATGAAACAGAGAAGCAAGCGAAGTATTATTTCCATTACTAGAAACCAACCCACAGTCCTTGATCCGGTCAACAATAAATATGATAACATTAGATCTGTAGTGACCATCATCCCGAGAGCATATCATCACCAGTAAGTCACGAACAGGAAATGCAAGGTGTTCTTTCTGTAGAAGTTTTGTGCAAGTTgataataactcatcaacatgAGGAAGTTGGACCATGTCTTCCTCAAGCTGTTGAAGATCATCATTTACAACAGCATCCTTCATGTCTGATTCAGCCTTCCCAAGGGACATGGCAAGTGCACGAGCAAGTTCGTCATCCTCTTGTGTCTCTTCTGGATGGGTAAACAACCACTCCATTGCCAACTCCACACTATTTGACCCAACCTGCCTCAACGCTTCCTCTGCTCTAGACCTGGAAAAACCCATCTCTACAATGGTTGAAATAGCTGTTTCATTCGGAGGAGGCCCAGTAATTCGAGCACTGCTGCTTCCATTTATATTTTTCACCTCAACCCCAGAATAAACATGTTTAACAATGGAGATAACTGTAGAAATAAATTCATTAGTACAATCAACAAAGTGGGGATGAGTCCAAACTGGAAGCACAGCCTTTAACACCATGGATTGGAGGACCTTAACAAATGTGTCTGCATCCCGCGGGAAAGGAGTATTGCCACTTGTAAGGGGCTGAGCAAGCAAGTGCTTTGTGGATGAAGATAATATAAAAGAGGAAGTCACTAGATGGTCCATAAATTTACCATAACTAGCTAAAGAACCATAAATCCATGACTTATCTGTTTCTTCCTTGAAATCATGGTTTGCATGCACATCATCAGTTTCCATAGGCGATGCAGCGGTACAGTTTACCGTGAGGAGCAACTGACTAGTAGCTTCAAATGTGGTCAACACAGATTGAATTACTCCATGCCCATACAAGCAATTCAGCATAATTGGATTGCAAGTATCTGGCCTCTCCATCAGTATACTGTCCAAAAAATCAATCACTTTACCAAAATAACGACATTTTGTTGATATAGATGCTTCAGTCCCTGAATATGTTACACATGCACCAAAATTCATGTGATCTAGAGCAACACAGGCAAAAGTAGAAGCAACTGATTTTGAAGCA
This region of Arachis hypogaea cultivar Tifrunner chromosome 8, arahy.Tifrunner.gnm2.J5K5, whole genome shotgun sequence genomic DNA includes:
- the LOC112706266 gene encoding E3 ubiquitin-protein ligase UPL2 isoform X1 — protein: MTTLRSSWPARLRQLLSTESAIGPSIKLDSEPPPKIKAFIERVIQCPLQDIAIPLSGFWWEYNKGNFHHWRPLLLHFDTYFKTYLSCRNDLTLSGNLEDDTPLPKHAILQILRVMQIILENCPNKSSFDGLEHFKLLLASTDPEILIASLETLSALVKINLSKLHGSAKMVGCGSVNSYLLSLAQGWGSKEEGLGLFSCIMANEKAQDEALCLFPSDVQNGCDQSNYRIGSTLYFELHGPNAQSKEHSVDAISPSLRVINIPDLHLRKEDDLLLLKQCIEQHNVPPELRFSLLTRIRYARAFQSPRISRLYSRICLLAFIVLVQSSDAHDELVSFFANEPEYTNELIRVVRSEETISGSIRTLVMLALGAQLAAYTSSHDRARILSGSSMNFAGGNRLILLNVLQRAILSLKSSSDPSSLAFVEALLQFYLLHVVSTSSSGSNIRGSGMVPTFLPLLEDSDPSHIHLVCFAVKTLQKLMDYSSSAVSLFKELGGIELLAQRLQIEVHRVIGLIGENNVMPTGESSKNSTDQLYLQKRLIKVSLKALGSATYSPANNTRSPHSHDSSLPATLALIFANVNKFGGDIYYSAVTVMSEIIHKDPTCFSALHEMGLPDAFLSSVASGVLPSSKALTCIPNGLGAICLNTKGLEVVRETSSLRFLVEVFTSKKYVLAMNDAIVPLANSVEELLRHVSSMRSTGVDVIIEIIHKITSFGNGNETGSSGKDNEGSAMETDSVDKENESSCGLVDTVDSAAEVVTDEQFVQLCIFHLMVLVHRTMENSETCRLFVEKSGIEALLTLLLRPTIAQSSDGMSIALHSTMVFKGFAQHHSAPLARAFCSSLREHLKKALAGFGAASGESGSLLLDPRMTDDSSIFSSLFLVEFLLFLAASKDNRWMTALLTEFGNDSKDVLEDIGRVHREVVWQIALLENTKLDIESDVACPSDDSQQAEVDPNETEDQRFSSFRQFLDPLLRRRTSGWSIESQFFDLINLYRDLGRATGSQNRLGSVGPSTMQLGSIDQLHSSGSVDTSGASNRKEYDKQRTYYASCCDMVSSLSFHITHLFQELGKGMLLPSRRRDDIVNVNPASKSVASTFACVALDHMNFGACVTYSGTEASISTKCRYFGKVIDFLDSILMERPDTCNPIMLNCLYGHGVIQSVLTTFEATSQLLLTVNCTAASPMETDDVHANHDFKEETDKSWIYGSLASYGKFMDHLVTSSFILSSSTKHLLAQPLTSGNTPFPRDADTFVKVLQSMVLKAVLPVWTHPHFVDCTNEFISTVISIVKHVYSGVEVKNINGSSSARITGPPPNETAISTIVEMGFSRSRAEEALRQVGSNSVELAMEWLFTHPEETQEDDELARALAMSLGKAESDMKDAVVNDDLQQLEEDMVQLPHVDELLSTCTKLLQKEHLAFPVRDLLVMICSRDDGHYRSNVIIFIVDRIKDCGLVSSNGNNTSLASLFHVLALILNEDSVAREAAAKNGLIKIASDLLCQWDSSLDSGDKHLVPKWVTAAFLALDRLLQVDPKLNSEIAELLKKEVVSIQQTSITIDEDKQHKLQSALGLSSKYADIHEQKRLVEIACSCMKYHLPSDTMHAVLLLCSNLTRNHSVALTFFNAGGLRLLLSLPTSSLFPGFDNVAANIVRHVIEDPQTLQQAMESEIKHSFALASNRHPNGRVNPRNFLINLASVISRDPIIFLQAAQSVCQVEMVGERPYIVLLKDRDKDKAKEKEKEKDKSLEKAQNNDGNVGSGITNPSASTNAHGRSIDSNSRSIKSHRKPIQSFINVIELLLESICTFVVPPLKDDLTGGTSTSSDMDTDVCTSNGKGKAVATMSAGNETNSLEASASLAKIVFILKLLTEILMMYSPSIHVLLRRDAELSNTRGIHQKSHVGFCMGGIFYHILHNFLLYSRNSKKDKKVDGDWRQKLATRANQFMVAACVRSSEARKRIFTEINHIMNEFVDSCSSVKPPGNEIQVYVDLLNDILASRTPAGSSISSEASATFMEAGLVKSFTRTLQVLNLDHSESSKVATGIVKALELVTKEHVQSVDSNAGKGDSSTKPSDLAQTIRTDNSADASQSMETASQDNHDTLQVESYNANQSYGGSDSVTDDMEHDQDLDGGFAPTNEDEYMRETVEDARGHENGVGNAGLQFEIQPRGQENLEQEEEEEEEEEDEEEDDMSGEEGEDVDDDDEDDEEHNNLEEDHHMPHPDTDQDDHEMDDDDFDEVMEEEEDEDDEDDEDGVILRLEERINGINVFDHIEVFGRENSFPNEALQVMPVEVFGSRRPGRTTSIYSLLGRTGDAATPSRHPLLVGPPSSFHLPTGQSDNRLESSTALDSIFRSLRTGRPGHRSNLWSDNNLQGVINAGVVPQGLEELLVSQLRQPASEKSSDKSIAETGTHSRADVSHMQDSRGSRLESPVENNANQESGMVTPQSVDNNNNVDIRSAGNGSLQANVSSTHSQAVEMQFENNDTSVRDVEAVSQESSGSGATFGESLRSLDVEIGSADGHDDGGERQVSADRLAGELHAVRTRRVNMPFGHSSTVSGRDSSLHSVTEVSENSSRDADQNGPAAEQPVNSDAGSGAIDPAFLEALPEELRAEVLSAQQGQVAQPSNVESQSTGDIDPEFLAALPPDIRAEVLAQQQARRLHQSQELEGQPVEMDTVSIIATFPAELREEVLLTSSDAILANLTPALVAEANMLRERFAHRYSRPLFGMYPRNRRGETSRRGEGVGSGMDGAGGSNTLRRTGGAKVVEADGAPLVDTEALHALIRLFRIVQPLYKGQLQKLLLHLCAHSETRTSLVKILMDLLMLDVRKPTSNVNAVEPPYRLYGCQSNVMYSRPQSFDGVPPLLSRRILETLTYLACNHPYVAKILLQYRLHHPALRGSNNAAHVSRGKAVIVDDEIDVDDANDGYISIAMLLSLLKQPLYLRSIAHLEQLLTLLDVIINSAGSKSSSSDKSQISTKPVLDSQISATDANTVLDASSDVNGSSKSTSSGTKEGQSHQVLSTLPRAELRLLCSLLALDGLSDNAYRLVGDVMKKLVAIAPTQCQLFVTELAEAVQNLTSSARDELRVFSETMKALLSTTSTDGATILRVLQALSSLVTSLSEKENDGITPALSEVWEINKALEPLWQELSCCISKIESYSESASQVFTPSRTSVNKLPGAMPSLPAGSQNILPYIESFFVVCEKLHPAQSGPINDLGVPVISDVEDASASASQQKTSGPAVKIDEKHASFVKFSEKHRKLLNAFIRQNPGLLEKSFSLMLKVPRFIDFDNKRSHFRSKIKHQHEHHHSPLRISVRRAYVLEDSYNQLRMRSTHDLKGRLTVHFQGEEGIDAGGLTREWYQLLSRVIFDKGALLFTTVGNELTFQPNPNSVYQTEHLSYFKFVGRVVGKALFDGQLLDVHFTRSFYKHILGVKVTYHDIEAIDPDYFKNLKWMLENDISDVLDLTFSIDADEEKLILYERTEVTDYELIPGGRNIKVTEENKHQYVDLVAEHRLTTAIRPQINAFLEGFNELIPRELISIFRDKELELLISGLPDIDLDDLRANTEYSGYSAGSPVIQWFWEVVQGFSKEDKARLLQFVTGTSKVPLEGFSALQGISGSQKFQIHKAYGSPDHLPSAHTCFNQLDLPEYPSKQHLVERLLLAIHEANEGFGFG